A genomic stretch from uncultured Cohaesibacter sp. includes:
- a CDS encoding MarC family protein, which yields MPPIDVMLNAFVTLFVTIDPIGLAPIFLAVTSGASKQARIKIGTRAVIVAAGILLIFALIGHVILEVLGISLPAFRIAGGLLLFAIAFEMVFEKREKRKSQSAEQALSDDDMHDTAVFPLAIPLIAGPGAISAVLLLGSQSSDWISRGAIFAIVIFVLLLVLLTFVVAGWVEKMMGDSGRNILTRLLGVLLAALSVQFIADGIKAIIAAG from the coding sequence ATGCCGCCAATTGACGTCATGCTCAATGCGTTTGTCACTCTTTTCGTTACCATTGATCCGATCGGCCTTGCGCCGATATTTCTTGCTGTGACCAGTGGGGCCTCCAAGCAGGCGCGCATTAAAATCGGCACGCGGGCCGTGATTGTGGCTGCGGGTATTTTACTGATTTTCGCACTGATTGGCCATGTCATACTCGAGGTTCTGGGTATTTCTTTGCCAGCGTTCCGAATCGCCGGTGGCCTTTTGTTGTTTGCCATTGCCTTCGAGATGGTGTTCGAGAAGCGCGAGAAACGCAAATCACAATCGGCCGAGCAAGCCCTCTCCGATGATGACATGCATGACACGGCCGTCTTCCCCTTGGCCATTCCCCTTATTGCCGGGCCCGGTGCCATATCGGCTGTGCTGCTGCTCGGCTCGCAATCTTCCGACTGGATCAGCCGTGGCGCAATCTTTGCGATCGTTATCTTCGTGCTGCTTTTGGTGCTGTTGACTTTCGTCGTTGCAGGCTGGGTCGAAAAAATGATGGGCGACAGCGGCCGGAATATCCTGACCCGTCTTCTAGGCGTGCTTTTGGCCGCCCTTTCGGTGCAGTTTATTGCCGACGGCATCAAGGCGATCATTGCGGCTGGCTAG